DNA sequence from the Macrobrachium nipponense isolate FS-2020 chromosome 41, ASM1510439v2, whole genome shotgun sequence genome:
GTATATCGAGGTTCATTTGTGCTAACTGGAATCAACAAAGTCTCTCTGATTTTATGTTcgacacagcaaaacaaacttactcgcacttgccatcagctgattttcaaaccaaaacatgattgttatgtttgcattttataatacaaacaaatagtaatatgaaaatactttctataatattataggatgcagtgaagtaaaacataacttttgaaaagatccatggaaaagatgcataaccATATGCTGGTATTTTATCATAcgatactaatatatgattattacatactcgaattttatgtctcatgtaagatgcgacccccttgaaatcagctccaaaattagggcttcaaaagtcgcatgatacgcGAGTATATATGGTACTTTAGGAGGTCTTTGAAGTCCATAAATTGAGTGAAGGCTATACTCTTTGAATATAGTATAAAAATCACCCGTTTCTGGttgtaagtttccaaaatgtAAGTGTTTGATATGTCCaagtttttatgatttttgaaataacctcACTTGCTTAATTTTCTCTCCAACAGCCAAAAGCGATGGGATGAAGCTTTGGAACGCCCTCCTTTGAATTATCATGAGTTTTTTGATGTGGATGTTGGCCAGATACCAGGAATAACCATATGGGAAATAGAAAATTTCCTTCCCAATCAGATAGAAGAATCTGTGTATGGCAAATTCTATGAAGGTGACTGTTACATTATACTGCATACAACAATGGATGAAGCAACTCAGAATCTTGATTGGCAGATATACTTCTGGATTGGTGAAAAATCAACGGTAAGTTTGTTTTTCCCTGActggtttttgaaaaattaacttgCAGCTCTGTTCAATAATTTTTGTCTGCAAGCCATGTGACCGGTCAATCTGAGGGAAATTTGTTGACCTTGGGGTTAAAGGCAGTTGTAGATAGTtggctttttaaaaatattaataaaaaaaaaatacattacattttttttatattagatatGATTACTGTATTCAGAAACTCGGCTAATTGTCTACAAATCTTAACACTTCATATTATTGCAAAATATCACAAAGTTTTGatgggtaatttttatttttacagcttGATAAGAAGGCTTGTTCGGCTATCCACGCTGTCAACCTTCGAAATTATCTAGGGGCACAAAGCCGCACACACAGAGAAGAGCAGAGCGATGAATCAGAAGAATTTTTGGAGCTTTTTGACCATGACCTTACTTATATTGAAGGAGGAAGAACCGCGTCTGGCTTCTTCACTGTTGAAGAGATGGTATGTTTGTTTTATAGTTACCTTTATCCACAGAATATAGCTAATTACTGTATCATATATTTGTTACAGATATCAGGGATTACTGTGTTTCATTACAGTAATTTGGatatacaaatgaaatgaaagtaaTGCTTTGAATTTCAAAATTCTTTGTTTCAAAAATGATTATAAAAAGCACGTAAACATGGACGAAAATTGAAATAGGCTAcctatttctattatattttttcattatcattattttcattactagTTTAACTCGCTGTGAATTTTTTCAGATACAGGCAAAAAtgtatttcttgaaatttttCATAATGTTCTGCTCGTCTTTTCAGGAATATCCATTGCGATTGTATCGTATTTTCCCAACTCACACCGGCATTCATTTGGAGACTGTGTCATGTTCTGTGGATTCCCTTGATCCTCGACATGTTTTCCTTTTAGATGATGGGAAAGTCATTTTTATCTGGCAAGGAAGTAAAGCTAAAAAAACACTCACAACAAAAACACGACTGTGTgcagagaaaatgaataaagaggAACGGAAGAATTTAGCTGAAATACATACGTTGGTCGAAGGGAAAGAGCATAATGAGTGGCCCCATTTCTGGCAAGCTTTGGGActagaggaaggagaggaagaagatttAGTCTTGGAGGAACATGTGGATGAAAATTTCACCCCTGTTGTACCAAGGCTGTATCAAGTTGGTCTTGGTATGGGGTACCTTGAGCTTCCTCAAGTTGAGGTACCTGAGGGAAAACTGGTTCAGAAGTTGCTTAGGACtaaaaatgtgtacattttggaTTGCTATTGTGATGTATTTGTGTGGATTGGACGCAAATCGACCAGGCTAGTAAGAGCTGCTGCTTTGAAACTATCACAGGAACTTTTAAAGATGATTATTCGACCGGAACATGCTGTTACCACACTTGTTAAGGAAGGAACTGAGCCTCAAGTTTTTAAGACAAAGTTCAGTGGGTGGACAGATGTTATTGATGTTGATTTTACTCGAACTGCAGAGTCAGTGAGGAAGACTGGAGCCAACTTGAAAGACTGGTGTGCCAAACAAGAAACTAAAGTAGACTTGAGTGCGCTCTTCACTCCTCGACAGCAACCCATGTctttagaagaagcccagcagtgTATGGATGAATGGAATGATGACCTGGATTCTATGGATGCTTTTGTATTAGAAGGGAAGAAGTTTGTCAAGTTACCAGAATCAGAGCTTGGACACTTCTATTCATCTGAATGTTATGTGTTCCTCTGTCGATACTGGGTACCAGGAGAACCTCCAGAGgatgaaaaggaagaggaaacagaACCAGAGGATGATTTCCAGTGTGTTGTGTATTTCTGGCAAGGTCGTCAGGCATCAAATATGGGTTGGTTAACATTTACCTTTAGTTTGCAGAAAAAGTTTGAATCCTTGTTTGGAGATAAGCTTGAAGTAGTAAGGATGCATCAGCAACAGGAAGCCGTTAAATTCATGGCTCACTTCAAGAGAAAGTTTGTCATTCATCTCGGACATCGCAAGCAAGAAAAAATTCAACCAAAGCCAGAAGAAGAAGTGAAACCGAAAGAACCAGCAGCCAAGGGAGGTAAGACAAAAGGCAAAGGTAAAGGCAAAGCAAAGCAGAAGGCAAAGCCAGCTCCACCAAAAGTAGAGGGTCCCAAGCCAGAACCAGAGCTCTTCCACATGAGATCAAATGGTTCTCCGCTCTTCACCCGATTTGTTCAGATTCTCCCTAATGCTGCTTCCTTGAATTCGGAGTTCTGCTACGTATTGAAGGTTCCATTTGGTCGAGATAATGACAGTGGCATTGTTTATGTTTGGCTGGGTGAAAAGAGTGATGACGAGGAAGGGCGATTGGCTGAAGACACAGCACAAGCAATGTATGATCCCGAAAAGTATAGCCTTCAGGTATGTTAATTTCATGCAGTTCTTCCTAAacacatttttttacattattttatgaaaatagaaaCCATTGCCTCACTACAAATCTGCTCATAAAtttcatatacttatattttcCAGCCATCAGGATAGTACTTTGAAAATGCAGTAATGGTGTTATATATGACTTCTCATCCCGTATACTTATTTATGTCttgctttttattaatttaaataaacttaGTTTTTGGCATTGTTGTATGTCTTGCAAAAAATGCCTTGCAGTAGCCATGAGTCTATGAAATTGTCTCCCTTGATTCTTTGTTTAAAAGTATTTGAGAGACATGATGCTTTCCTTACTCTTCCCGCACATTTGTCTGTGCAGTTTCTTCTGAAGATATTATTCAAAAGAATTTCTGTCCTCCAATACTGGCTAATTAAGGCTGTAAATACTTTTAGAAATTATGAAAGCCCTTGATTGCAGTAGGCAGGACACTGTTATACTCACACTTCTTACACGCTCATATATGTAGCGGTCTTGCTGTATCACTAGCAACTTAGTAgatacaatttatttttatttataagaacAGACCCTTATTGCCAGTCATATGAGATGTAAGTAATTGGAGTTCATGGCCTAATTAAACTTCCCAGTAATAATAGTTTTCACCAGCTCTGACATCATTCATGCTATTGATAGTAAGAAAACCGTGTTTGAAACTACTTTGTTGACgtaattaaattattttggaAGTTCCCATCTTTCATTTTAGGTtgtgagagaaggagaagaaccaGAAAACTTCTTTTGGATTGGTATTGGCGGTTGCAAGCCGTATGACAAGGATGCAGAATACATGCGCCACACCCGTTTGTTCCGTTGCTCAAATGAAAAGGGTTACTTTGCTGTATCAGAAAAATGTTCTGATTTCTGTCAGGTATGGATAATGATCTGTATCATTACTTATTAACGTCATGTATCAGTGCACAATCTTTCAAATTTTTAATGTATTACTGTGAAGATGTTTTGTTTTAGTACGTAATGAATAGTTTTGATGCCTGTAGTATGTGCAGTTTTCTGTCTTTTAAGAGTTGGGTAGAAAGAAGTATGTACTTTTTTCTGCTATACTGTATAGGAAATCTCATGCTTATTTGGAATATAAACTATTGAAAACTAGGGGAATAAGACATTTGTAAAGAAAGTGCTTTAACACATATAGCTTGAAATTTGgttcattttttgtgtgtgtttttaggaTGACCTGGCTGATGATGATACTATGATTCTTGATGATGGTGTACATGTTTTCCTTTGGCTTGGGTCCAAAGCATCTGAAGTTGAGATAAAGTTGGCTCTAAAATCTGCACAGGTAAGTATTTTCTAAAAAGAATCATAAtcttggtgttgttttttttttcatgaatgaacAGCCACTGGCAATTGTAATGCAGTTCATATCTGTGAGGTATTTTGATGATGATATTTAAAACTGTAATGTTGCAGAAAACATTCTTGATTTGACAAAGTACCACAGTATCTAAGATATTGCAATCTTGCATTCATGTTCTTCATTGGGAGCCCAAAATAGTGTAATATACCCAATTTAAAGtgtatagagattttttttttatatgtaaatgcttCTTATGCTTTCAGGTTTATGTTCAAAATATGCGTGTCAAGCAACCAGAACTACCAAGAAAATTATTATGTACATTTAAAGGAAAGGAGTCAAAGAAATTCACAAGATGCTTCCATGGTTGGGGTGAATTTAAAACAACTAGAGAGTAGATTATTTGTGAATTTAGCCATTGCTTACTACTGTTGAAATTCCTAGTTGAATATGTAAGATTGTTTATCACTCTGCCTCAGAGTTACAGTATTTGTGATAGTCTTCCAAATATTTGCACAAAACATCACCAAGATTGCAAGTTTGCACAATGATAAAACAGGTAAAGTATCGTTTTGATTTAGCAGTTTAAAATGTTTgtaacacattttaaaaaattgtattgtgCACAACTGTAGATGTCTtgaagtagtattttttttagttggaTGATCACATTCCTTTGGAAATAGCAAAAGGCAGTTAATGTGGCTACTAACTTCTATGGAATAGAATTTCCTCACTCATAAAAGAGAAGAACAAAACCAAGACCAAGTTAGTGAAGTtagatgaaaaatacaaataaataacaaatgatcaAATAAGCAGTATGTCATGAATGAATATGCTATCTTCTCTGTATTCACCAACAGCAAAAGTTTTTAGCCagattatttttccataaatggTATTGGGAATGTACTAATTTGCTTGAGATAACTCCCCATAAGACATTGGTCAATAAACTTGCAGAAAATGACCTCGGCCACACCAGGAACTTATGATATTTAGCACAAGATCCTGTAGGTTGAAAGAAATTTGAGTAGTCTCCTCATCAACTGGAGTCATATGGAGAATTGACCGGAAATTTTCAACACCAGTCACTTTGCTTAGCTTTGAAGTCAA
Encoded proteins:
- the LOC135212443 gene encoding protein flightless-1-like; its protein translation is MAAGGTVLPFVRGIDLTKNDFRNTGIPHSIEEMSSLRWLRVNNTGINKVPDEIGNLQKLEHLSLKNNNIDKLHGAVTHLPCLRSLNVRHNKLKKSCIPKELFHMDDLTTLDFSHNNLGEIPEGLEEAKSLLVLNLSNNDIEEIPAQVFVNCTDLLYLNVGDNRLETFPPQIRRLVHLQTLILNNNPLTHFQFRQLPSLLALQTLHMRCTQRTPANLPSHLDALVNLADVDLSHNSLCIFPDCLYTLRNLKRLNVSDNEISEVGASIENWPKLEVLNLCRNNLTSLPSQICKLENLRRLMVNENQLDFEGIPSGIGKIVALEVFSAAHNQLEMIPEGLCRCPNLKKLILNSNRLVTLPEAIHFINETLEQLELADNPEMVWPPKPRGMAQGSGAAFYNIDFSLQAQLRNAGTQAAQLAATLAQQQGTPKDPIARKKRLRQFKKDQQDDKQEKILKGMKEIAKDEEKQKQKDKMTEERSQEVRTQKRWDEALERPPLNYHEFFDVDVGQIPGITIWEIENFLPNQIEESVYGKFYEGDCYIILHTTMDEATQNLDWQIYFWIGEKSTLDKKACSAIHAVNLRNYLGAQSRTHREEQSDESEEFLELFDHDLTYIEGGRTASGFFTVEEMEYPLRLYRIFPTHTGIHLETVSCSVDSLDPRHVFLLDDGKVIFIWQGSKAKKTLTTKTRLCAEKMNKEERKNLAEIHTLVEGKEHNEWPHFWQALGLEEGEEEDLVLEEHVDENFTPVVPRLYQVGLGMGYLELPQVEVPEGKLVQKLLRTKNVYILDCYCDVFVWIGRKSTRLVRAAALKLSQELLKMIIRPEHAVTTLVKEGTEPQVFKTKFSGWTDVIDVDFTRTAESVRKTGANLKDWCAKQETKVDLSALFTPRQQPMSLEEAQQCMDEWNDDLDSMDAFVLEGKKFVKLPESELGHFYSSECYVFLCRYWVPGEPPEDEKEEETEPEDDFQCVVYFWQGRQASNMGWLTFTFSLQKKFESLFGDKLEVVRMHQQQEAVKFMAHFKRKFVIHLGHRKQEKIQPKPEEEVKPKEPAAKGGKTKGKGKGKAKQKAKPAPPKVEGPKPEPELFHMRSNGSPLFTRFVQILPNAASLNSEFCYVLKVPFGRDNDSGIVYVWLGEKSDDEEGRLAEDTAQAMYDPEKYSLQVVREGEEPENFFWIGIGGCKPYDKDAEYMRHTRLFRCSNEKGYFAVSEKCSDFCQDDLADDDTMILDDGVHVFLWLGSKASEVEIKLALKSAQVYVQNMRVKQPELPRKLLCTFKGKESKKFTRCFHGWGEFKTTRE